A DNA window from Malus domestica chromosome 12, GDT2T_hap1 contains the following coding sequences:
- the LOC103423629 gene encoding uncharacterized protein has protein sequence MKMERKRTLTMNWDGLRDDDDDDRFFESNERASSVIPLDLEASSSEDEDFDDSRMSFTSCVSSVRNDIDFSAFATATSTKPPSTAAAPMTPDYNIWMDTPGSITERRKRLLQGMGLAQGPGKDLVSFKQLTSIKRLVSNKIANDAIPIPRSISHAKENVQVPPDQTVSEPEHDLLPMMLVRSRSEGDIEAFSVDKQRKEEIIGTISKQRLTRTCSTIAAPRSRICPYTESVKGSPNQVGGATPVIQSVQTGGGLSSVFSNNRLEAFFLIKNLDTGTEFIVNEYDQDGCWNRLSDLQTGKQLTMDEFEKCVGYSPVVKEVMRRQNVSREGGGDKKGGAVSANSFVSKSLRMSKRRGVALLKNSIRGVGTAVSVLIGEKDKENTTPPLTPPAQKPAKNSSSSSSEWVKVRQTGKHYKELSALHLCQEIQAHEGSIWSIKFSLDARFLASAGEDRVIHVWEVQECEIMSLDGNSTPLHHSFGSSTPDRSPSMSDQATLGPSDKEKKKKGRGGSARKSNSIPEYVHVPEAVFSFSEKPFCSFEGHLDAVLDLSWSRDQLLLSSSMDKTVRLWDLETKTCLKLFAHNDYVTCIQFNPLDDNYFISGSLDAKIRLWNVAVRQVVDWTDLHEMVTAASFTPDGQASLIGSHKGNCHMYSAEDCKLSQHNHIDIQNKKKNQAKKITGLQFSPMNPSEMLVTSADSRIRILDGTNVTHKFRGFRNTSSQIAASFTPNGKYVVCASEDSHVYVWKREEPRISATGKKSIISTNSHEHFQCKDVSAAIPWPGTIKGDPPPVSVQHSKRNSKRSTLQPQSGNASPTQEDAGVSKRMLPPLPKKNNKDSNTTTNKGDASDQTPSTPPPEDQDPAQISRTESGIGESFNSDPSSIRYGDSSSMSAGSASTSSWSSSWSWLDNIGNSHASQTTQATAWGLVIVTATLEGEIRAYQNFGLPRKMQNNIFGGPT, from the exons ATGAAGATGGAGCGGAAGAGGACGTTGACGATGAACTGGGACGGCCTCCgggacgacgacgacgacgaccgCTTCTTTGAGTCAAATGAACGCGCCTCTTCCGTCATTCCTCTTGACCTTGAGGCATCTTCTTCCGAAGATGAGGATTTTGATGACAGTCGCATGTCATTCACCTCATGCGTTTCCTCTGTTCGAAATGACATCGATTTTAGCGCCTTCGCCACAGCCACTTCGACGAAACCGCCATCCACTGCTGCAGCTCCGATGACACCAGATTACAACATCTGGATGGATACGCCGGGGTCCATCACTGAAAGGAGAAAACGATTGTTGCAGGGCATGGGGTTAGCCCAAGGACCCGGGAAAGACCTTGTCAGCTTTAAGCAGCTAACCAGCATTAAACGCCTCGTTTCGAACAAAATAGCAAATGACGCCATTCCAATCCCCCGGTCCATCTCTCATGCCAAAGAAAATGTACAAGTACCGCCTGATCAAACGGTATCGGAGCCTGAGCATGATTTGTTACCGATGATGCTCGTCCGATCAAGGTCCGAGGGTGACATCGAAGCTTTTTCAGTCGACAAACAGAGGAAAGAGGAGATCATCGGAACAATCTCGAAGCAACGCCTTACGAGGACTTGCTCCACTATCGCCGCTCCTCGTTCAAGAATATGTCCGTATACAGAATCGGTCAAAGGATCGCCAAACCAAGTAGGTGGTGCCACCCCCGTGATCCAATCTGTTCAGACCGGTGGTGGATTATCATCGGTCTTCTCAAACAACCGGTTAGAAGCATTCTTCTTGATCAAGAATCTGGACACGGGGACCGAGTTCATCGTGAACGAGTATGATCAGGATGGGTGCTGGAATCGACTCAGCGATCTCCAAACGGGAAAGCAATTAACGATGGATGAATTTGAGAAATGCGTCGGGTACTCGCCGGTGGTGAAAGAGGTGATGAGAAGACAAAATGTTTCGAGGGAAGGCGGTGGCGACAAGAAAGGCGGCGCAGTCAGTGCAAATTCTTTTGTTTCGAAGAGCCTGAGAATGAGCAAAAGAAGAGGTGTTGCTCTGTTGAAGAATAGTATACGAGGTGTGGGGACTGCCGTGAGTGTGTTGATTGGGGAGAAAGATAAGGAAAACACCACGCCACCGTTGACGCCACCGGCGCAAAAGCCCGCCAAGAACTCGAGTTCTTCTTCCTCAGAATGGGTCAAAGTTAGGCAAACAGGGAAGCATTACAAGGAGCTATCAGCATTGCATCTGTGTCAGGAGATTCAAGCTCACGAGGGGTCGATTTGGAGTATTAAGTTTAGTTTGGATGCGAGGTTTCTTGCGAGTGCAGGAGAGGATCGGGTAATTCATGTGTGGGAAGTGCAAGAATGTGAGATTATGTCATTAGACGGGAATTCGACCCCGCTTCATCACTCTTTCGGGTCCTCTACCCCTGATCGTTCACCATCGATGTCTGATCAAGCTACGCTTGGGCCATCCgataaggagaagaagaagaaggggagaGGAGGGTCTGCTAGAAAAAGCAATTCAATCCCGGAGTACGTGCATGTACCCGAAGCTGTGTTTTCATTTTCGGagaaaccattttgttcttttGAAGGTCATTTGGATGCTGTTTTGGACTTGTCCTGGTCCAGAGATCAG CTATTACTTTCATCTTCAATGGACAAAACTGTTAGATTATGGGATTTGGAGACCAAGACTTGCTTAAAGTTATTTGCCCACAATGATTATG TGACTTGCATACAGTTCAATCCTTTGGATGACAATTACTTTATCAGTGGCTCACTCGATGCCAAGATTCGATTGTGGAATGTAGCCGTTAGGCAAGTCGTGGACTGGACCGATCTTCATGAAATGGTCACTGCTGCTTCCTTCACTCCAGATGGCCAG GCTTCCCTCATTGGTTCGCACAAAGGAAACTGTCATATGTATAGTGCAGAAG ATTGTAAATTAAGTCAGCATAATCATATTGATATtcagaacaagaagaagaatcaAGCCAAAAAGATTACAGGTTTGCAG TTTTCGCCAATGAATCCATCTGAAATGCTTGTTACCTCTGCTGATTCCCGGATTCGAATTTTGGATGGCACAAACGTGACTCATAAGTTTAGAG GTTTCCGAAATACAAGCAGTCAAATTGCAGCTTCATTCACTCCAAACGGAAAATATGTTGTATGTGCTAGTGAAGACTCCCATGTATATGTTTGGAAGCGTGAAGAACCCCGAATCTCAGCCACGGGTAAAAAGAGCATTATCAGTACCAATTCCCACGAGCATTTTCAGTGCAAAGATGTTTCAGCAGCAATACCATGGCCAGGCACCATAAAGGGCGACCCTCCACCTGTCTCCGTGCAACATTCCAAGAGAAACTCAAAACGCTCAACGCTACAGCCGCAATCCGGCAATGCATCCCCTACTCAAGAAGATGCAGGTGTAAGTAAGAGAATGCTACCGCCTCTCccaaagaaaaacaacaaagacAGCAACACCACAACCAATAAGGGAGATGCATCAGATCAAACACCTTCAACTCCTCCGCCGGAAGACCAAGATCCTGCTCAAATCTCTCGAACAGAATCCGGGATTGGAGAGTCGTTTAATTCAGACCCTTCCTCTATTAGGTATGGTGATTCAAGTTCTATGTCTGCTGGTAGTGCCTCCACATCATCTTGGTCTTCCTCTTGGTCATGGCTCGACAATATAGGCAACAGCCATGCTAGCCAAACAACACAAGCAACAGCTTGGGGTTTAGTAATTGTGACAGCCACTCTGGAAGGCGAAATCAGAGCATACCAAAATTTCGGGCTACCGCGAAAGATGCAGAACAATATTTTTGGAGGCCCTACTTAA